One Papio anubis isolate 15944 chromosome 18, Panubis1.0, whole genome shotgun sequence genomic window, GGCTCGGGCTAGAGCGGCCGCTATGAGGACCACCGCTCTAGCCGGCACCTCGCTAAGGCGGAAGTCGCGACGCACACTTCCGCCGGGCGGGCCCGTTGCTGGGCGGGCCGGTGACGTTGGCCCGGAAGGGGCGGGCCCGCCGGGAGCCAGGCCGCGCGGCGCCGCGCCGGCCGAGAGAGGTCCGGAGCCCGGACCATGGCGGCTGCGGGGGTCGCCGAGGGGCGGCGCGCGGCCCTGGAGGCGGCTGCGGCGGCGGCTCCTGAGCGGGGCGGCGGGAGCTGCGTGCTATGCTGCGGAGACCTGGAGGCCACGGCGCTGGGCCGCTGCGACCACCCGGTGTGCTACCGCTGCTCCACCAAGATGCGGGTGCTGTGCGAACAGCGCTACTGCGCCGTGTGCCGCGAGGAGCTGCGCCAGGTGCGGGGCGCCGGGGGCGCGACCGGGGGGTGGCGGGGCTCCCGGCAGCGGGAAGGGGACTTTGCCTCACTGAGGTCCGGCCGTGGGCCCGGCGGCGCCGTCTTCCGAGAGAGGCCTGGTGGGGCCACCCAGGGTGGGGTCCCGGCCGTGCGGATGACGGCGGGGCGTTGGGACTGGGAGGCCGGAGGCTGCCGAGCGGGTTGGAGGAGTGGGCAAGCCCTGTGGGGACAACCTGGGGGCTTACCCCGTGTCCCGGGGGTTCCTGTCGGGCCTCGGGAAGGGGCCTGATCAGATGGAGAACTCGGTGACCTGCTCGTCTTCAGGAGTTGATTTCCCAGGGGCCTCCATTCGGATGGAGGAAACAAGGCAAGGGGGACCCTCCGGAGGCCACCCGTCCTGGAAGCAGGGCGTCAAACTCTGGGCGTTCTCAGCCCAGCTGTGTTTCAGGGCCCCCATTGGGTGACCCTGAGCAAACTCCTTCCGAGACTGACGTTTTCCTCTGTGGAGTGGAGGTGACACTAGCCTCGGAAGGACACCTGCCCACCAGAGGGGAAGGCCCCCTCCCGGTTCTTGGCGGGAAGGTAGAAAAGTGTTAGGAAGTTTTCCTCCTCCTCGCCGCCGCCCCCTTTGGCGCTCATCTCCACAGTGAATGGGAGACATTTTTGACTGTACAGACTTGGAAGTCCTGGAGGGGTCAGAGGGTACCATGCAGCGTTCCTCCACCCTCACTGCACTGCCAGCTGCTGACTGTGGGCACCTGGCTGGAGCCCCTTGGTTTGCTGAGCTTAGAGATTTGTTTGCTTCCAGCATTGTGAAATTCCCCCGATTTGTTCAGAGAAGACTTCATTCAGCTGGTGATATCTGTTAGGAATCTCACTTTCCTCTTCTCAGAAGTGATGCAGAACAGTATTGAAGGataggttctttctttttttccttttctttgttttttataagtAGACATTTACATCAAAGGAGCTGAAGAGACGCTGAAATTTTCTGAGCAATTTGTGAGCATCTATCCTGTGCCCTTTTTGGAAAAAGATATTTGGAGATGCTGTCAGTCTGTCATGTGACAGAAGGAGGCTGACCCAGACCCCGGGGAGATCTGGGGTGCGGGAACAGTCACGGAGGACCTTGGCCCATGGCTTCCTCAGGGCGCTTCCTGGCTTTGCCAGAGCCTGCCTTGCCAGCCAGTCCTGCGTACTATGACCTCACTCTCCAACAGCCAGGCTTCCCGGCACACCTGTAGCTTCCCTCTGGAAAGAAGACGCTAAGGAGTTCTTGGCACGTGAGGTTCCGGCCCAGGCTGCAGGTCTGATGCAAGACATGAGTGAACATCTGCGTGTGCTTACTccggcagcctctgcctgctctCATTCCTTGTAGCCCCACACCCTCCAGGAACTCTGTGGCCAGGGGCTGTGGCCGTGAGCTGTCAGCCGGGGTGCGGCTTGGCACTGGGTGCCCCCAGCCAGCTGCTTCTGGGGCCTGCCCCGCCTTACTGGGCTGAAGGAGGGGTCGTGGGAAGTCTGGTGTTTGCTGCTCTCCCCTCCTTTGCATTCGTCCTGTTTCCTTCCCATCTTGAACTTGCTGCCTCACTCTAGCCTCCTTTTTCCCTTACTGAGTTCAGCACCATCCCCTGAGTATATTCTGTGTCCCATGTGTGCTCAGGAATTCCCTCTGCAGCCCTCAACTCCTGAACCCTGGCGTTGTCTTGGCCTCCCTTATGGGACTGAGGCTTTGCGAAAATTGGGAGGAAAGTGTCCAGGATGCCGTATGGAATCGGCTGGCTCCATGTGCTTGTTAGTTCCACACACCTGGACCCAGACCTTCCCTGCGGAGGCTACAGCTGCTGCTCAGGCGAGGAGCCAGATGGGCCCGACCCCTGGCAGGTGCTGGGGTGGAAGCCGAGCCAGGCTCCCCTCGGTGGGAGGCAGGGGCGCTGGTCTCAGCCTTGGCTGACAGAGGCCCTGGGGTGGTGGAGCCCCACGTTCTGGGCCTCTTTTCTGGCCGTGTCTTTCTCAAGGGCCGATTCCTGCTGTTTGCGTCTTGCTCGCCAGCTTGCTCTGGTCCCTGGTGTTACTGCGGGAGTCCTGATGAGGCTGTGGGCCCCCCAGGGCAGCCCACCCGCACCTCACAGGCAGGCAGTGGGAGGGGGCGCAGACGGCCAGCCCACAGTTACCCAAGGTCCCAGGTCAGGAGGGTGGCCTGCTGGCTCGGGTCATGCTTTCCTATTCCTACCGTTCCCCCATCCCGTTCTCCGTGACCCTGGCCCTGTCTGTAAGATGCTCCCTGCTGCTGTCCCCATCCGGGCTCCGTGGAGGTCTAGGCTCTCTAGATGGCACTGGGAGCCATCCACAGGGTCCCCCTCCGCACGTGTGGGCAGGCCCTCACCGCTGCCCTTTTGTGTGCCCATGGCATGCTGGGGAGTGTGGAGCTGCAAGGCCCCAGGCAGACACCTGTCCCTGTAGGGGGTCCTGGGGGCCTCCTGTTCCTAGGCAGGCCTCCCCTCCACCTCTCACTCTCCTTGGGGCCTGGCCTGGCCGTCTCCAGGGCTCATGTAGAGCGCCCTTTCCCCGATCATTTGCTGCATAGCCCATCCCCAAGCCTCTCCCCATGGGTTCTGTACTTCTGTCTTTAGACACGTGACCCTCTCCTGCCGGGGTGACCTAGATGTCttgtctccctctgtagccccaGCCatctcccccccgccccccccctcccaccccagccccccacATCCCACCACAGCCATCTCCCAACGGCCCCCAAGTCCCACCCCAGGCATCTCCCCCAGGCCCCCAAGTCCCCTATCCACAGCCATCTTCCCCTGGCCTCCGTGTCCCCTACATCCCCTACTCCCAGCCTGGCCGTGCTGGAGTACCACCAGGCTAGTTGGCTCCTCGGTTAACTGTGCCTGACTCCAGCCTGTCCACTATGCTGTGGGGCGCAGCCTCATCCAGCCCCCTCCTCACCCTCAGGGAGGGTGATGCTGGCCGTGCCAGGCTGCGCTGCTGTCCCATTGCCCGCTCCTGAGGTCTGGGCGGCCAGGCCTGGTCTCCCTGCCTGTCTGAGGATGGGCAGCCTCAGGCCCCCACCAGCAGGTGGTATTTCCCTGCTCCGGCCCTGTGGCCCCAAACCTGCACGCCCTCCTGCTCTAGTAAACGTGGCCTTGGGCCCACCTTGCTCGCAGACATTGTTCTTTCGCAAGCCTCTTCCTCTTCATGAGCCCACCTAGTGCATCCTTTCTCTTGTCTTGTTGCTCCGCTCAGGTGCCCCGCCTGGGTTACCCCTGCCAGCTAGCTGTTCAGGAGGGACGAATACCCTGGGTCTTGCTGCCTCTGGTGCTCGGAGCACCTGCCCTAGCTGCTGGGCAGATGGACACCCGTCTAGACCCCACATGGGCCATGTGGCCCTCCTGTTCCAGCCCACCCTGGATCCTTCATCTGGGTGCTGTCAGTACACCCGGGACCCGTCCGGCCCTGCCTCTACCCAGCTCCCTGCAGCTCCTCCGCCCCGAGCTGCTCCCTGGCCTCAGAAAGGCTGCCTTGACCGAGTCCGCCCGCCCCACCAGTGCCATCCCACATAGGTTCCTCGGGACTTAGGATGTACTAGCATCGCATGGGGCGTGGGTGCCTCCAGGCGGCAAGGACAGAGGAGTCTATGTGCTCCTCAGCGGGGCCTGGCCCTGTGCCCGCACTTGGTGGCGCACGGGACGCCCGAGTGGAGGCCGGCTGCATGTTAGGGTGCCTCGGATGCCCCTGTGCCCGCAGCCTGAGGAGTCACCACCCAGGGTGGATGAGAGCGCGTGGCTGAAAGGAGGGGTGCCAAAgtggggaggtggggctgggacGCCCCTGGCATGGGTTTCCTCGGAGGAAGGAAGTTGTTTCTTGGAGTCTGATGGGCTTGAATGCTTTTTGGCAGCCTCACGGGCTTCCCTCACAGGCTGCTCACCTGGCCGCCTCACAGGCAGACACTGGCTTCCTCGCCCGCCTGCCGCTGCTGTTTCGGGAGCTGTGGTGGGGGCGTGGTCCTGTGTGGTTCCGGGAATCCCGGTCCTCAGCTGCTTGAGGAAGCTCGCGCTCTTGGTCCCAGCAGCACTCTGAGTGGCTCCACAGAGTGTGCCCGTGAGGGTCGGGCTGGAAGTCAGGGCTGGGTGCCAGCGCCCTGAGGGCAACTGCTGTGGAAAGAGGTCACACAAGGCCCAGGGCCTTTCCCTGTGTTTGGGGTGTGCAGAGGGGCTGCTCAGGAGGAGGAGAGCCAGGGGACAGGTCAGGGTGGTGTGGCCCGCAGTGACTGGCAGCCTTTGTAATGGGGCTCTGGGTGGGGCCGCGACTCCCATCTGAAGTCATCGTGGGAGGCAGCTGTGATGAAGTGCCCATCTGAGCCCAGCGGGTGACGGGGATGCAGAGGTGGCCAAGTTCATCCTGCCCAGCCTTGCCTGATGTGACAAGGGGAGGAAAGGTGTGGGCTGCTGCTCGTGCAGCCTGCGCTGCCCACCCCTCCCTCGTGGAGCCAGCTCCTGTCAGTGGGGCGCAGTGCAGCGGCCTGTCCTGGCGGAAGTGGAGGCTGAGCTCTCCTGGTGATCCTGACCCTCCTGGGGAGCCAGGTTTAATCACCTGCTCTGGGGGACACAGACCACCCCAGGACCGCCCGAGTACGTGTGGGACTGGCTCTCCTGCCAAGCCTCAGGTTTCCCAGCTTCACGGCCGTTCCGGCCTGACATCCTCTTTGGCTAAGGCTAAACATAACATGACCTTGGCGTGAGTCTTGCCAAGGTGAGGATGTCCTTCTGCTGTGGATGTGCCCATGAGGCCTTGAGCTGCTCTGAGGGCTTGAGCCGAGGCAAGTGACCAGTGGCAGGCTTGGGACGGCGATGGAGCCAGAAGGGGGCTTGACCAACCCAAGGGGTGGGTGGCACCAATCTTCGAAGGCGTGGGGGCAGCAAGGGTTCTAGCCAGTAGAGCTTCGTGGAGAGCAGGGGTGCTGACCTGAGCGGGGATGCCAGGGTCGTCTGTGGAGGCACAGGGCAGAGGGCAGGTCCTTTGGCAGCCAGCTTTACAGGTGCCAGAGACCCCTGGGAAGGGGGCCACGCAGAGGCTCTGCAGCGCCTGCTGACTCTGCTTGGAGCTGAGGTGGCTGGCTTGAGCCTTGGGCCGTGGCGGCACCATGGAAACGTGGGGGTGGGGGCGCCGGACAGGGCCTTGTCACCTGATGTATCCCCGGCTGGCCACCATTGGTATTCCCTTAGCAGCTGCTTGGAACATGTTTCTTCTCTGTCCCAGAAAGCGCAGCAGCGAGAGCGACAGCTGCTCAGTTCCCAGCAGGGTGGAGTCGCTGGGTGAGGGCCCTGGTCGGTGGGGCGTCGCCGCTTGGGACTGGCCTGGCCGCCCCCTGGTGGAGAGGCCGGGCGTTGCGTCTCTGTCCTCTGTCCCCGGCCCTAGGCAAGCGGGTTGGAGTAAGGAGGGGAGGCCTAGGTCAGGGTGCCGGGGCCGCTGCCTACCGGGGCCTCCCAGGAGAACCATTTATGCCTCACTCCTACTCAGCGGGGCCGTGAGGGCTCCCTTGCCTCTGAGGCTCTGTTGCATTCCAGGTGGGGGTCCCATCCCAGTTCTGTTCACTATCCTTCTGGTTTTGGCTGTAGGTGGTCTTTGGGAAGAAGCTTCCTGCCTTTGCCACCATCCCCATCCACCAGCTGCAGCATGAGAAGAAATACGATATCTACTTTGCAGATGGAAAGGTGTACGCATTGTACAGGTAAGCAGAGCGCCTTCCTGGGTCCTGGCTTCCCTGTGACTGTGGCCCTTCACGTCCCACTCTCCTCACAACCGGAGGCACTTCGGGGGCCACATGGTGCACCAATGCTGGGGCCAGGTTCCTGGCTTCCCGTCCTGTGACTGGGGACGCTTACCAGGCCCTCCTGGGGGTAGAGCTGGTGGGTGCGCTGGGGAAAGGCATGCCCAGGTGGTGCAGCACCTGCCTCAGGGGCTCCTTGAGGGGCACGCGAGCTTGTGTGAGCCAGGCCTGTGGCCTGAAAATTCAGTAAAGGGCACAGCTGTCCCAGGGCTGGTCTCTCAGGGGAGGggcagctcctgggctcagggctAGAGCCAGGCTTCTGACCCAGGCCGTGTGCAGGCTTCACCCAACCCGTGGCCTTGCATCTGGCCTGGGTCATGGGCCTGGGGCCTGGTGAGTGGCCCCACTCCCGGCGGTGACACTGAATGTTCTGGGGCCGTGGGCGGCTCTCCGTGTCTTCCTAGGCAGCTGCTGCAGCACGAGTGCCCGCGGTGCCCCGAGCTGCCGCCTTTCAGCCTCTTCGGGGACCTGGAGCAGCACATGCGGAGGCAGCACGAGCTCTTCTGCTGCCGGCTGTGCCTCCAGCACCTCCAGGTGTGCCCCCAGAGACCCCGGAGAGAGCCTAGGTGGTGGGTGGTGCTGGGGATGTGCGGTCACACGGCTGGGAGGGGCTTGTCCACTTGCTGCTTCTGGCCCTGGATGGCCCCGAGGGTCAGGCTGGGAGGGGCTTGTCCACTTGCTGCTTCTGGCCCTGGATGGCCCCGAGGGTCAGGCTGGGAGGCCTTGTCCACTGCCGCTTCTGGCCCTGGATGGCCCGGGAGGTCAGCTGAGGCCTGCCCACTGCTTCTGTCCCTGGACGGCCCCGAGGGTCAGGCTGTGCGTGGCACGGAGGCTTCTGGGGGCTGGCGGGGTCCTCTCCTGCCCCTTGCTGCTCCGCCGCTGGCCTGTGGGAAGAGGCAGGAGGCCTGGGGTCCCCCAGCCTGTGCCCAGCCCCCTGTGCCTTGCAGATCTTCACATACGAACGCAAGTGGTACTCGCGCAAGGACCTGGCCCGGCATCGCATGCAGGGGGACCCCGATGACACGTCGCACCGCGGGCACCCGCTCTGCAAGTTCTGCGACGAGCGCTACCTCGACAATGACGAGCTGCTTAAGCACCTGCGCCGCGACCACTACTTCTGCCACTTCTGCGACTCGGACGGGGCCCAGGACTACTACAGGTGGGCCGGGCGGCAGACAGACAGATGaccctccctcccccagggcGTGGGGCTAGCCGGGCTGCAGCCCTCCTACCGACACCCCATCTTCTGCCAGCGACTATGCCTACCTGCGCGAGCACTTCCGGGAGAAGCACTTCCTGTGTGAGGAGGGCCGCTGCAGCACAGAGCAGTTCACCCACGCCTTCCGCACCGAGATCGACCTCAAGGCCCACAGGACGGCCTGCCACAGCCGCAGCCGTGCCGAGGCGCGCCAGAACCGCCAGATCGACCTACAGTTCAGCTACGCGCCACGGCACTCGCGCCGGAACGAGGGTGAGCAGGCGCCTGGCCTGGACGCCCCCGGGCGGGGCCCCATGATCGTGCCCTGCTCTGGAGCCTCAGACGAGCTGTGGGTGCAGGAGGTGGCTTCTGGCCGGGCTGCAGTGCCTGAGCACCCCTCGTGTGCCAGGAGCACTTGCTGCCTCAGGGTCTCGGATCTGCTGCCCTGGGCGCCCAGGGCCCTTCCCTGGACCAGGAGGCTTTTACTGAACATCTGCTGTGTGCAGATCCCACCTGGGGCTTGGGGaccctcctctctcttcccactGCTCCTGTGGCTTGGCAACCAGGTCGTAGAGGCCCGTGGCTGGCGTGGATCCTGCAAGGCTCCTGTGCCATCCTGGGCTCATGTGCACTGTGGGTAGGAaggcttttgttgtccaggcctGAGCATTGGCCGGGTGTGGCCTTGACAGCAGGCCTGTCCCTCCTATTGTCGTCCTGGGGTCCCGGGAAGTGACAGGCTGTCTGCTGGCCGCAGGGGTCGTCGGTGGCGAAGACTACGAGGAGGTGGACAGGTACAGCCGCCAGGGCCGAGTGGCCCGGGCCGGCACTCGCGGAGCCCAGCAGAGCCGCCGAGGAAGCTGGAGGTACAAAAGGTGGGGGGCCTTGCGTGCTGCTGACATTCTCCTGTGCTGACCGTGGCCAGTGGCCAAGCTGGGAGTAGGGGTGGGGTCAGGTATTGTGGCCAGAGTTTCTGGGGTTCTGAGTGGCAGCAGGGTCTGTTCAGTGTCCTTGGTGAGCAGaagtttcttcctcttctagTTCTAGCCACAGCCACAGATCCCGGGGTTGGGGTGGGTGAAAGGGGCCTGTATCAATTGGGCGGCCACCGCAGCTATACGAGGAAACATTGGCCCGGCGGCCCTGCAAGGCAGAAACATCAGACCCCAGATAATTGCCCCACACACTGGGCCCAGGACTCTGCCTGCCTGAGGCATTGGTCTCGGGCTGTGCTCAGCCTGAAGGCGGGCCTCCTTGTCCCAGGGAGGAAGAGGACCGAGAAGTAGCAGCTGCTGTCCGGGCTTCCGTGGCTgcacagcagcaggaggaggcacGCAGAAGTGAGGACCGGGAGGAAGGTGGCCGGCCCaagaaggaggaggcagcagtGCGGGGTCCTGAGGAGCCCCGTGGCCCCCGGCGCCCACCCCGGACTCAGGGTGAAGGCCCAGGTGAGTTGGCCCTACCTGGTGGCAGCTCCGCCCAGGCCAGGAGGCCAGTGgccagctttgtttttgtttctgttttgtttgttttgagacaagagtctccctctgtcgtccaggctggagtgcagtggcatgagctcggctcactgcaacctctgcctcccgggttccagcgattctcctgcctcagcctcctgagtagctgagactacaggcccgtgcccccacacctggctaatttttctatttttagtagagatggggtttcatcgtgttggccaggctggtctcaaatttctgacctcaggtgatccgcctacctcagcctcccaaagtgctgggattacaggcgtgagccaccatgcccagcctagtggCCAGCTCTTGACGGGCATGGTGCCTGGGACGCTGCGGGCCTTCACCTGGGAGGTGAAGAGCACCCTTCACTCTGTCCCCACACCCTGACCTGACCTGGGGGCCTTGTGTTCCTCACAGGCCCTAAGGAAACTTCGACAAATGGTCCTGTAAGCCAAGAGGCCTTCCCGGTGACGGGTCCAGCCACCCCATGGTGTGTGAGGGTGAGGGTGTGGGTGCCCAGGGGTGAATGGTGCAGGTGGGCGGGTGCAGGCGGCCACAGGTGGGTGCCGGGAGGGCAGGTGTGGAGCCACGGGGCCTGATGGCTGTTGACCAGTTCTGCTTCCCTGCGCCCAGCACCCTCCCACCACCCAGCCCTAAGCTCAAGGACGAAGACTTCCCCAGCCTCTCTGCCTCCACTTCCTCCTGCTGCTCCACTGCAGCAATCCCGGGCCCTGTGGGGTTGGCGCTGCCGTACGCCATCCCTGCCAGGGGCAGGAGTGCCTTCCAGGAGGAGGATTTCCCTGCCCTGGTGTCCTCGGTGCCCAAGCCTGGCACCACCCCCACCAGCCTCGTCTCTGCCtggaacagcagcagcagcagcaagaaggTAGCACAGCCCCCACCCTCAGCGCAGGCTACCGGAAGCGGCCAGCCCACCAgaaaggctgggaaggggagcAGGGGCGGCAGGAAGGGCGGCCCGCCCCTCacacaggaggaggagggtggcagTCCGGCCGCTCAGGAGCTTCTAAGCACACGCCCCACGGGCTCCATCTCCTCCCCATTGGGGCCAGTCTCCATCCAGCCCTCTAAAGTTggcaagaagaagaaagtggGCTCAGAGAAGCCTGGCACCACACTGCCACAGCCCCTGCCCGCTAGCTGTCCCCCTGGGCCTATGCAGGCCCCAGAAGCTCCAGCCAGCAGAGCTGAGGGACCAGTTGCTGTCGTCGTTAATGGACACACAGAGGGCCCGGCCCCAGCTCGGAGTGCCCCCAAGGAACCCCCAGGGCTCCCAAGGCCCCTGGGGTCCTTCCCCTGCCCCACGCCACAGGAGGACTTCCCAGCGCTTGGCGGCCCCTGTCCACCCCGGATGCCACCGCCCCCAGGTACGTGTGCAGGCTCAGGCCTGCTCCCTGAGTGTTGGGAGGGGCCGGGGTCAGGCTGGAGCCACAGGCACAGTCTACAGCTGCGTGGTGCGGACCCCTGTGCGCTGCTGTTGGCCACCCACATGACCTCCAGCCTCCCCTTAACTGCCTTGTGTCCCTTGTCTCTCTTGAGACCGGCCCTCATGGTGCCTCCCGGGGCTGAGGGTGCATGAGCTTATGTAGGCTGGGCCTGCCACACCGGAAGCATGGTGTGGGTGCTGGCCCTGCGCCTGCTCTGCGGGGAAGGGGTCGCTGTGGACAGAAGCTGGCCCTGGAGGCCAGGCAGCCCGCGGTCAGCGAGGGTCCCTTCTGGGTCTTGTCCTGCCACCCCTCAGGCTTCAGCGCTGTGGTGCTCCTGAAGGGcacacctcccccacccccgccgGGCCTGGTGCCCCCCGTCAGCAAGCCGCCCCCAGGCTTCTCTGGCCTTCTGCCTAGCCCCCACCCGGCCTGCGTTCCcagccccaccaccaccaccaccacaaaaccGTAAGTGTGGGTGGGCTGCCTGGCGTCCACCGGGGGCTGGAGGAAGGGTACCTTTCCCTTGGGCCATTCTAAAGGCTGAAGCCTCCACCTTCTCTTAACCTTCTGACTCCTAGACCCAGGCCGCCGCCTGCTCTGCAGGCCTACCTAGTCCCCGAGAACTTCCGGGAGAGGAACCTGCAGCTCATCCAGTCCATCAGGGACTTCCTGCAGAGCGACGAGGCCCGCTTCAGCGAGTTCAAGAGCCACTCAGGGGAGTTCAGACAGGTCAGGCGGGCCCGGGGTGGGGTGGCCAACCCGTCTTCATCCAGGGCCCAGGCCAGAGGGAATGACTGAGTCTGACTCTCCGGCGGCAGGGCCTGATCTCCGCAGCCCAGTATTACAAGAGTTGCCGGGACCTGCTGGGGGAGAATTTCCAGAAGGTCTTTAATGAGCTGCTGGTCCTACTGCCCGACACAGCCAAGCAGCAGGAGCTCCTGTCTGCACACACGGACTTCTGCAACCGCGAGAAGCCTCTCGGCACCAAGTccaagaagaacaagaagagcGCGTGGCAGGCCACCACCCAGCAGGCGGGCCTGGACTGCCGTGTGTGCCCCACCTGCCAGCAGGTGCTCGCACACGGCGACGCCAGCAGCCACCAGGCGCTGCATGCTGCCCGGGACGACGACTTCCCCTCCCTGCAAGCCATCGCCAGGATCATCACGTAGCTCCCGCCAGCATGGCCAGAGCCATCGCACCATGAGcgcccttcctccttccttcctctccggGCTGCCGGGCAGCCAGGTAAGGCCCACTGAGGCCACCTGGCCTCTTGGTTGGCCAAGCCCACCAGGAAGTCACCAGGATGGTCCACCCGACCTGTTGGCACACTCAGGTGGGAGTCCACCCCTGCCTCAGTGGTGGGCCAGTCTCGGTTTGCATTCTTGTGCTTTTGGGAGGCGCCAGGGGAGGGAAGGGCTGGGATGCTGGGACCT contains:
- the ZNF598 gene encoding E3 ubiquitin-protein ligase ZNF598 isoform X2, encoding MAAAGVAEGRRAALEAAAAAAPERGGGSCVLCCGDLEATALGRCDHPVCYRCSTKMRVLCEQRYCAVCREELRQVVFGKKLPAFATIPIHQLQHEKKYDIYFADGKVYALYRQLLQHECPRCPELPPFSLFGDLEQHMRRQHELFCCRLCLQHLQIFTYERKWYSRKDLARHRMQGDPDDTSHRGHPLCKFCDERYLDNDELLKHLRRDHYFCHFCDSDGAQDYYSDYAYLREHFREKHFLCEEGRCSTEQFTHAFRTEIDLKAHRTACHSRSRAEARQNRQIDLQFSYAPRHSRRNEGVVGGEDYEEVDRYSRQGRVARAGTRGAQQSRRGSWREEEDREVAAAVRASVAAQQQEEARRSEDREEGGRPKKEEAAVRGPEEPRGPRRPPRTQGEGPGPKETSTNGPVSQEAFPVTGPATPCTLPPPSPKLKDEDFPSLSASTSSCCSTAAIPGPVGLALPYAIPARGRSAFQEEDFPALVSSVPKPGTTPTSLVSAWNSSSSSKKVAQPPPSAQATGSGQPTRKAGKGSRGGRKGGPPLTQEEEGGSPAAQELLSTRPTGSISSPLGPVSIQPSKVGKKKKVGSEKPGTTLPQPLPASCPPGPMQAPEAPASRAEGPVAVVVNGHTEGPAPARSAPKEPPGLPRPLGSFPCPTPQEDFPALGGPCPPRMPPPPGFSAVVLLKGTPPPPPPGLVPPVSKPPPGFSGLLPSPHPACVPSPTTTTTTKPPRPPPALQAYLVPENFRERNLQLIQSIRDFLQSDEARFSEFKSHSGEFRQGLISAAQYYKSCRDLLGENFQKVFNELLVLLPDTAKQQELLSAHTDFCNREKPLGTKSKKNKKSAWQATTQQAGLDCRVCPTCQQVLAHGDASSHQALHAARDDDFPSLQAIARIIT
- the ZNF598 gene encoding E3 ubiquitin-protein ligase ZNF598 isoform X1, producing the protein MAAAGVAEGRRAALEAAAAAAPERGGGSCVLCCGDLEATALGRCDHPVCYRCSTKMRVLCEQRYCAVCREELRQVVFGKKLPAFATIPIHQLQHEKKYDIYFADGKVYALYRQLLQHECPRCPELPPFSLFGDLEQHMRRQHELFCCRLCLQHLQIFTYERKWYSRKDLARHRMQGDPDDTSHRGHPLCKFCDERYLDNDELLKHLRRDHYFCHFCDSDGAQDYYSDYAYLREHFREKHFLCEEGRCSTEQFTHAFRTEIDLKAHRTACHSRSRAEARQNRQIDLQFSYAPRHSRRNEGVVGGEDYEEVDRYSRQGRVARAGTRGAQQSRRGSWRYKREEEDREVAAAVRASVAAQQQEEARRSEDREEGGRPKKEEAAVRGPEEPRGPRRPPRTQGEGPGPKETSTNGPVSQEAFPVTGPATPCTLPPPSPKLKDEDFPSLSASTSSCCSTAAIPGPVGLALPYAIPARGRSAFQEEDFPALVSSVPKPGTTPTSLVSAWNSSSSSKKVAQPPPSAQATGSGQPTRKAGKGSRGGRKGGPPLTQEEEGGSPAAQELLSTRPTGSISSPLGPVSIQPSKVGKKKKVGSEKPGTTLPQPLPASCPPGPMQAPEAPASRAEGPVAVVVNGHTEGPAPARSAPKEPPGLPRPLGSFPCPTPQEDFPALGGPCPPRMPPPPGFSAVVLLKGTPPPPPPGLVPPVSKPPPGFSGLLPSPHPACVPSPTTTTTTKPPRPPPALQAYLVPENFRERNLQLIQSIRDFLQSDEARFSEFKSHSGEFRQGLISAAQYYKSCRDLLGENFQKVFNELLVLLPDTAKQQELLSAHTDFCNREKPLGTKSKKNKKSAWQATTQQAGLDCRVCPTCQQVLAHGDASSHQALHAARDDDFPSLQAIARIIT
- the ZNF598 gene encoding E3 ubiquitin-protein ligase ZNF598 isoform X3 — encoded protein: MRRQHELFCCRLCLQHLQIFTYERKWYSRKDLARHRMQGDPDDTSHRGHPLCKFCDERYLDNDELLKHLRRDHYFCHFCDSDGAQDYYSDYAYLREHFREKHFLCEEGRCSTEQFTHAFRTEIDLKAHRTACHSRSRAEARQNRQIDLQFSYAPRHSRRNEGVVGGEDYEEVDRYSRQGRVARAGTRGAQQSRRGSWRYKREEEDREVAAAVRASVAAQQQEEARRSEDREEGGRPKKEEAAVRGPEEPRGPRRPPRTQGEGPGPKETSTNGPVSQEAFPVTGPATPCTLPPPSPKLKDEDFPSLSASTSSCCSTAAIPGPVGLALPYAIPARGRSAFQEEDFPALVSSVPKPGTTPTSLVSAWNSSSSSKKVAQPPPSAQATGSGQPTRKAGKGSRGGRKGGPPLTQEEEGGSPAAQELLSTRPTGSISSPLGPVSIQPSKVGKKKKVGSEKPGTTLPQPLPASCPPGPMQAPEAPASRAEGPVAVVVNGHTEGPAPARSAPKEPPGLPRPLGSFPCPTPQEDFPALGGPCPPRMPPPPGFSAVVLLKGTPPPPPPGLVPPVSKPPPGFSGLLPSPHPACVPSPTTTTTTKPPRPPPALQAYLVPENFRERNLQLIQSIRDFLQSDEARFSEFKSHSGEFRQGLISAAQYYKSCRDLLGENFQKVFNELLVLLPDTAKQQELLSAHTDFCNREKPLGTKSKKNKKSAWQATTQQAGLDCRVCPTCQQVLAHGDASSHQALHAARDDDFPSLQAIARIIT